ttcacactcctaccttgtaggccgcctcgtagtccgcctcgttgggtaggattgtgtatgggggttgcggactacgagccgtcctacaaacggctaaacggtaggacggctcgtattATCGTATTAtcgactacgaggcggcctacaaggtaggagtgtgaatgtggggctttagggcaaatccaccgctataggatatattttctatagtaaaaatgggaaaagtttgcatcgtaaacagttgccaaagtgggcgtaagaggaaaaaacagaaaaatgttacgaaatccgtatcttttttccaaccaacagtaagtatgtaattttcactacaccttataaaacaaagtcctccgccgcgactgtctgttcgtgggtttgaatgtatttttgcgataaacaaactactggacggtttcagttcgattttcatgcggttttcacctatcaatagagtgattcttgaggaaggtttacgtatataatttgttgactatagttcgttttttttagcattagaaagaacttgcaagaaggtaagcgattttgacatgtcttttaattgaaaaacgctttttaaaattcaaaaactattactgatgaaagcagaagaatataaatgatcgtattagattcataattgttacatatttgccgtaacttatttttaaaatgtgtttttcaattaaaagacacatcaagattgtttacctaatttctaatgctaaaaaaaacgaactatagtgcgaagccggttgctagttatttaataaaatattatattgtgatttttatatttttcttataaaattcacaatttcacttcaacaattcttcatttttctattaattctcagactccggcacggttagaaagttggaaaaagtcgttaggaattgcattaaaagcaaatgattatatttgccatcttcattttaaagaagaaaatataaatatgtacgaaaagttaactattaaaggagagctcaaatatattcctacacaaagaaaaacgcttaaggaagaagctgtgcccacgattgagcatcagtttattcccattcccgaacatgaactccaagccaatactattcacatagaggaatctttcgaaccataccccaatcaacctaaggacgagcagcaacaacaaatcaatgccgagcaacaggaattatcagaagatcaaaatgattctaataatttaatggattatgaaatgatacaacaggactttgcggaaccattgtttagtcaatatcaggatactaatgtaacaataaatccaatagataattttaaaagtaagtttcgggcattttcgttgttgccgcctttttggctacatgcagaaaatcctaatgggctggtatttatgcgaatggatccaaaaactcagaagattaaacatcatatacgtttaaacgatgatctaactgtcactgtaagtgtttattaatgtaacaataaaattcggttggcatgatttgaatttgtaacgaaacataattgctatttaattgcaggtaatttttcccaataatgaacaattgccactaaaggagaaaattaattcatatgacaacacctacgattacttaaaatcggttgaaagatggcctttgtgcgttggtactcagattgacgacaataagtaagttttggtagattgttaaccaagggatgaacgcagtgagagtatagtccgaggctaaaatgatgccattcacccgagttaaacactctacttttcatttcgaatacgaggaacctagccccaaagcttgtactatgggtgtaggcgataatacaactgtttgcagttgtcttatgaatatatataccataatgtaacagttgtatttaaaataaaaggataactcgtaagcctaactttgattttatttaacatttttgtcattcaaaatattgtatgtaacggtacattaaataggtcttaattcttgaacctatcctattaaaactcgacttttatgtgtattttaagaacccttattatgtaggtacctgtagattaaagcactatttatacataaacaatggtacaggagaataataaaagataaaaacgaatttatctaatatataattacatcattttcagattttgtaaaggtgtgattattggtgatgatacttacgaaagaaatcaacagtacccaagatgtaaatcttgtcgaatattacgaaatcgtttgcagaaccgtaattccacttcaactctattacaaaaaatggcagaagcaaaacggcgcgcttcaaatcttgtacataaatgcaagcgtctgaagaggacggtaagtcttatgccggctacatacgtacgataaatcgttgcgataagactgtgcagtccgactgtgcagataaatcgaaccgtgtgtatgacaaatcgttacgataatcgacaatcggactgcacagttttatcgcaacgatttatcgttacgtatgtagccggcattaaagccgtaacagactaccgcaccgcgccaCGACCTTGATGGTGCGGTTAAAATATCTCTTTCACGCTCCAAATTATAGCTACAtccttagccccctccagactatgcgcgtgaatcgcgggcgaagccgcgaacgcgagtgtggagtcgatttcgcaggtctgcgttctggactccacactcgcgttcgcggcttcgcccgcgattcacgcgcatagtctggagggggctcttAACGCACGTACGGCGACCACCTTACGACTATCGATACGTGCGTCGCACCGCACTAAAGTCGCGGtatggtgcggtagtctgttacggctttttatcaaaaacatattaaataaataaataatagggaacatctaaaggcccctgtacataatgggccagcgccggccaggccaagggacgctgccatgcggtagaatgaggtagcaatatcacttgctccctctaacgcataaatgcgtcccccagactggcccacgctggcccattgtgtactggcctttacacaggtcaacctagccccaaactaagcaaaagttgtactatgggtactaggcgacgctataatatactatatttgtataattgaagacgtaaaataatacaaaaagaaacttgagcaagaagttttcatacatatttttcgaAATAATTTCGAAGtcccttaaggcgtatccagattagtaaatttttcgccaatctgattcaattgcccgatcgaagtgcggatgcaaataccaatttggctcgccgaattcaaccgccgataatgaccgatattaccgataaaatgaagtgcagatgcaagaataccaatttgtgaggccagtctGGATACCATTTCTggattttttcaatgtagagggctctaatatcaccataaatctaaaattagagattgacgccaatttcatttctgataaaatcaaccgatttgatcagtcccgtctggataccactttacttagctgttgttttttattcgcacacccgcttatagaccaacaagaaattgtagaaattaaaaagtggcaacatcgtagtgtcgtccctttcaaatcaatctaagaaaacgggacgacactacgatgttgccacatTTTAATTACTACAATATCTTGTCGGCTTATAACTTTATACATTGTACCTACTTGAGTAACGAATTTCATATCGACCGTTCATATAATTGCAGAATATCCAATTAAGAGAGAAAATTTCCTTGGCTAAGGCGCAGTGTGCAAAGAAATCGGATACCGTAGTACAAGCATCTATTTCAAAACTACCTGAAGAATTTCAAAATGCCGTGAGATCATGTTTTGAAGCcgcgaaaaaaaataatacaaaaggtcGTCGATATACGTTAGAATGGATTTATGAGTGCATGTTGATACGTATAAAAAGCAGGAATACGTATGAATTTAtacgtaaaagaaatattttacccCTTCCTTCTGTACAAACTTTAAATGTGAGGCGATGAAGAAGGAGGAGAAACGAGGAGTTATTTTAGtggatgaaatgaaattaagtgAAGGCGTTTATTTTGATTCTCAAACCATGAAATTTAATGGTTTTGTTGACCTGGGGCAACACACTccagataatttaaaaaatacaacagcGGACCATGCTTTGGTGTTCAAGTTTGTGCCTTTTCGAGGTAGATGGGTTCAAGCCTTAGGTtgctttttatcgaaaaattcatGCAAAAGCGAACCGCTACATAAACTAGTtttagagtgtattgttttaatGGAAAACAGCGGAATTTGTGTTGATGCTGTCGTGATGGACGGTGCACCTTGGAACCGAGGAGTATGGAAAATATTCGGTGTAAATGAAGACACTGTTAGCTGTGAACACCCTTGTGACTGCTCACGACGGTTATGGATGATTTCAGATTTTAATCATTTAGTGAAATGTTTTCGAACATCTACTTTGGATGATAAGCTACAAGAGTTCAAGGTTAATTAAGAGTAATGCATGagtaatgataattttaaaaataggtgtaattattatatctgaccaaactctgaggggtgaatatgtaggtcatactgaacaacttttactatagccaACCCTGAAATCACGAAAAAGAAATCGCCTGTTTAATAGAAAACATTGACTCTACTGATTCACCGCAATATGTATGAGACAGcagattttttttcacgatttcggggctggtcccatagtataagttgttaagtatgacctatatatattcacccctcagagtttggtcagagATAACAATTTCGCCttgtataaaatgataatacGAAGTCAAACTAATGTAATATTCTTTTTTCAGACCCCTTACGGAACTGTGAAAAAAAGACATTGGGAAGCGGTATTAGAGGAAGAGAATTATCGTCAGCCTAACTCAAAAATCGCTTACAAGTTAACACCAGCGCATTTGAAACCGAAAGGTTTTCAAGTAATGAATGTTCCTCTTGCAActgaagtatgtacctataaatataatcaataattttcatTGATTGTCCGGATTTATTTCGTAGGACTTTCGGCTCATcaaaactaatattattaatcttaTAAAAACAGGTGTTTGGTCACGAAATTTCGGTCGCCATGGCTCACTATCAACCCTATTGCGAGGAATTGAAGGATTCAACTGCAACACAAAAATTTATTGATCTTGTATTCAATTTGATACAAGCTATGTCTTCGCGTATACCAAGAGATGCTCTGTACGTGAATGAAAATTGCAGACGAAGAAAGGTAAGAAATAGTTGGCGATTAAAATTAAGGTCAATGCGGAGAAGACCGTCTATCAGCTAAGTCCGTCTACTCACTATAACATTTAAGGGAAGACCGTCATAAAGAAAGACCGGCCGGACGGTGCCTTAAACCAGAAGTAGCCAaccttttaatgtatttttgttagtaGATACCTCTTATAGTGAAGAATATTTTATGCCGattataattagaattaatataattatgcgttgctggtagtgaatattatgtgttaatgttaatatgccggaaccgccgccgcctcgcaacctgaatatatcccttggcacctatacagcctatactgtaatttttagtttaatataaaaattaggaacatttaaaaatttgtatggaatatattttttgctccttactaatatctgtaaatgtctactactgactatacttttgtgtagagaagcggccgtcccctttcctcttaatatttCATTGTATAGCTTTGAATCTTGTTTACTTAATGAAGAAATACTTTTTTCAGGCGATCCAGGAATTTTTAGAATTCCTTGCAGACTGGGAAAagctcgaaaaaaaaatacctgtgtcaaggagcacgttaactggattaaaagtaactttacgggcaacacttgaaattttggatatgCTGAATGTTGCATGTGATTACAAGTATTTGATGACAGCAACCCTATCTCAAGATCCGTTggaggtaattaataattactaattatgtaatccaatgaatatgaatctgcttgtatggaatctgcatcatgtatgctgccttacttttggagaaagtccagaaagcctttttaaaaataaaaaataaattaaaattcattaattcaagctaattatactcatatttttacattatttacattttgattacacaacattaataacattacatttaaatataatctactaaaattaacaataaaatttaaaaatttacaaatcacattaaagaataatgatatacaatatatacacaaaaacacaacaatacatacaaaactaacctacacctgtccttacatgcctgttgcaacagtgcacaatataaggactagggatgtaacgatacatgattttgccgatacgataccgataccgatttttcaagtaaataatcggcgataccgatacagataccgatatcaatggcatagtagttagctaatagatataacaaataaggaattatatacttattatgcataaaacatacatatgtattaatagacactcgaatttgtgaagtgtgaaaaactgtaaaactaataaagaaaaatgccaaatcaaaatcaaagaaaacatttatttaggggtaaccaccaagcaattaatgcaaaagtaaatccaaatcagtaattatagttcactttaggtagtttttacccgactacgtcaacgcaaaaggagggttatttgttatggaaacaaagtgtattcaaattattagcagcgtcattcgttttgcgcgcttttcaaactgtaacatcggctgaatttaaatcggcgatgccgatatatcggtctgccgattatatcggccgatatatcgtatcggtatcggtatcgttacatccctaataaggacagtcaagccgatctgcgatcatcgccaggacagtgttggcgctggcccgcacgcgccgcaccagcgcagctgcgcgcacgcgcatggtggcgtggaaacaggccgtgtgggcccccgcgaacatgcccgaagcgctacagtagcggggcagccccaacaccgccctgaatgcgttattgtactggacgcggagcgcgttgtacgctctttgcgtgtagtccgcccacaggccacacgtgtacagcgacgtgcagtacgctttgaaaagcgttatcttcacgtcactactacaacgagcaaacctgcgagccaacatgttcgcccttacgcacaacgccctccgctcccgctccatatccacatcatccttgaggtccgcagtaacaatatgcagtaggtacttgaaactctgtactctgtctaagagagctccgttaagcatgacaggtggcacatatttttttaggatacagttcctacctagtccatatacttaatgtacccatcaatatatttctgcctggtgtttttgggtttaattcttttgaaatgaggcgtaactttgggctgtggacgttttttatcgcttaccttctttctaatgctaaaaaaacgaacatagccatacaaatattagtactattataaatgcaaaagtgtgtctgttacctcttcacgcttaaaccgctgaaccaatttagataaaattatggagatagtttgagacccgaggtcctatattttttattgaataataattttgacttgttttcagagatttttctccgtcatgagatattcgtgtggaggaaacgatcaccctgatcccaaaatgtttgcacaagtttaccgattggcgtcttgtttttccctaatacgccctccgaaaggttgtaacgtttccggcaaagatttgctgaagaacttactaggagcaaaggatatggtaactggttcaaacgaggctaagcaagcatggctggaaagcctcgaccatatactagataatggtgaaccattgattgatggttatgaagaccatgactacaacgaggctgtcaccagtgacgcggtgcagtcttacattgctgggtacatcgtccgcaaattgcgaaaaatcgtaaaatgcaataattgtttgaaactcatacaaatgagtcccaatgagggaaaaatgttaatgagaaacgacgtaatcgataaaatggatttatacggcgggttaatttatgctagtgacgatctattcaatctgaccaaaatgatagagaaatgtgtgttaagagcaataagcaaagctttaaccaatatggagacgatcagtgaaattacgcaagaattacaaaaagaaacattgataaaagttggatgtgccgaccattccaaacaagtatcaaaaaaaattatcgatatgtacgtagttatgcgagcccactttctggcaaaatatgaaaataaacgttacgacgcagccaaaaccaaaactaaaatgaacaggaaaaatgccaagttattgtcttaattactagtagttcgccccgaactaagaactcgtattcgctgaaaactactgcgcacactcaggttttgatttccaactcaatctcactagtgatacctactaatactttatatacgagattaccgccacgtgggatgttgactcgacgatcattgttgcgatagtcgtctcggatttttttccgtcatgagatattcgtgtggaggaaacgatcaccctgatcccaaaatgtttg
The sequence above is a segment of the Cydia fagiglandana chromosome 9, ilCydFagi1.1, whole genome shotgun sequence genome. Coding sequences within it:
- the LOC134667578 gene encoding uncharacterized protein LOC134667578 isoform X2 → MRMDPKTQKIKHHIRLNDDLTVTVIFPNNEQLPLKEKINSYDNTYDYLKSVERWPLCVGTQIDDNKFCKGVIIGDDTYERNQQYPRCKSCRILRNRLQNRNSTSTLLQKMAEAKRRASNLVHKCKRLKRTNIQLREKISLAKAQCAKKSDTVVQASISKLPEEFQNAVRSCFEAAKKNNTKGRRYTLEWIYECMLIRIKSRNTYEFIRKRNILPLPSVQTLNVRR
- the LOC134667578 gene encoding uncharacterized protein LOC134667578 isoform X1 yields the protein MRMDPKTQKIKHHIRLNDDLTVTVIFPNNEQLPLKEKINSYDNTYDYLKSVERWPLCVGTQIDDNKFCKGVIIGDDTYERNQQYPRCKSCRILRNRLQNRNSTSTLLQKMAEAKRRASNLVHKCKRLKRTTPYGTVKKRHWEAVLEEENYRQPNSKIAYKLTPAHLKPKGFQVMNVPLATEVFGHEISVAMAHYQPYCEELKDSTATQKFIDLVFNLIQAMSSRIPRDALYVNENCRRRKVRNSWRLKLRSMRRRPSIS